One genomic segment of Chitinivibrionales bacterium includes these proteins:
- a CDS encoding DUF547 domain-containing protein: MYVKLDDYAIWIKWVSIVCGVISLFIIMLHLPMRTISERLGDFVQGLGIWGMIIFVVVYIGATVMLAPGSALTLAGGLIYGLVWGTILVSIASTTAAAVAFLIARYAARDRVVRMAQQHPRFAAIDKAINDGGWKIVALLRLSPAIPFNLQNYLYGLTPIDFKTCIATSWLFMLPGTFMYVYLGYLARAGVAATAEGRTAGAGIWALRIAGFIATVAVTVYITRLAGKALAGKTEIQKSEQSKAHPPAVKKTPHWKLLFYAVPALILMLFAGITLAEPSVVRGPVKWLVSLFGPPDVTMKEAYAPKPQGPSFDHSLFDSLLQVHVDKKGLVDYQALAQQPEPLRRYIRQIGEAPFDAMGRNEKLALLINAYNAFTLQLILEYLPLESIRDIPQDKRWKDQRWRIGSHTWSLDQIEHEQIRPKFKEPRIHFALVCAAIGCPILRQEAYRASRIDDQLEAQAVYTHNHPRWFRYPSDDESVFLTKLYQWYEGDFEQIAGSALQYAARYSRKLKQSLKKGKTPDIQWLEYDWRLNSRQNKNLLEKQ, translated from the coding sequence ATGTATGTCAAATTAGACGATTATGCAATATGGATTAAATGGGTGTCGATTGTTTGCGGCGTGATCAGCCTTTTCATCATTATGCTACATCTTCCGATGCGCACAATCAGCGAACGTCTCGGAGATTTTGTTCAAGGCCTCGGCATATGGGGCATGATCATTTTTGTAGTGGTATACATTGGCGCCACGGTCATGCTTGCTCCCGGTTCGGCCCTTACGCTTGCGGGCGGTCTTATATACGGGCTTGTATGGGGAACCATCCTTGTATCCATTGCTTCCACAACAGCCGCGGCCGTCGCTTTTCTTATTGCACGGTATGCAGCGCGGGACCGGGTCGTCCGCATGGCCCAACAACATCCCCGGTTTGCCGCAATCGACAAGGCAATTAATGATGGCGGCTGGAAAATTGTTGCCCTTTTACGTCTTTCACCGGCCATCCCCTTTAATCTTCAGAACTATCTCTACGGATTGACTCCAATCGATTTTAAAACATGTATCGCCACAAGCTGGTTGTTTATGCTTCCGGGTACATTCATGTATGTATATCTCGGCTATCTTGCCCGCGCCGGCGTAGCGGCAACTGCTGAAGGCAGAACGGCAGGGGCGGGCATATGGGCATTGCGCATTGCGGGATTTATCGCTACCGTCGCAGTGACCGTATATATTACCCGTCTGGCCGGAAAAGCGCTTGCCGGAAAGACGGAAATTCAAAAAAGTGAACAATCCAAAGCACATCCACCGGCTGTAAAAAAAACACCGCATTGGAAATTACTGTTCTACGCTGTTCCAGCGCTTATTCTCATGCTGTTTGCAGGCATTACGCTCGCGGAGCCATCCGTTGTCCGCGGTCCGGTTAAATGGTTGGTCTCGCTCTTTGGTCCTCCCGACGTTACAATGAAAGAGGCCTATGCGCCCAAACCACAGGGGCCATCGTTCGATCATTCACTCTTCGATTCGCTGCTTCAGGTGCATGTTGACAAAAAAGGGCTTGTCGATTATCAGGCCCTTGCACAACAGCCCGAACCGCTGAGGCGCTATATTAGGCAGATTGGAGAGGCTCCCTTTGATGCCATGGGACGGAACGAAAAACTTGCCCTGCTTATCAATGCCTACAATGCCTTTACCCTCCAACTCATACTCGAGTATTTACCTCTCGAATCGATTCGTGATATACCGCAGGACAAGCGATGGAAAGATCAGCGATGGCGTATCGGTTCCCATACCTGGAGCCTGGATCAGATCGAGCATGAGCAGATCAGGCCAAAATTCAAAGAGCCGCGTATCCATTTTGCACTGGTGTGTGCTGCAATCGGGTGTCCCATTCTCCGCCAGGAGGCATATCGTGCATCGCGGATCGATGATCAGCTTGAAGCTCAGGCGGTGTATACCCACAATCATCCACGATGGTTCCGGTATCCGTCAGACGATGAATCTGTTTTTCTTACAAAGTTATACCAGTGGTATGAAGGCGATTTTGAACAGATCGCCGGTTCGGCATTGCAGTACGCAGCCCGGTATTCACGCAAATTGAAACAGTCCCTGAAAAAAGGAAAAACACCCGATATACAGTGGCTTGAGTATGACTGGCGTCTGAATTCCCGGCAAAACAAGAATTTACTTGAAAAACAGTAA
- a CDS encoding PAS domain S-box protein, whose product MKKVTDIRGVLIPLVLCTILPACATAETAPAPESFARRNPRVLVLHSYHYGFTWSENISEGIRAVFDSLAPGVEIITEYMDVKRIYGEEYFGVLKQFLLLKYGRYPIDVIIAADDWAVEFLLGIGSEILPGTPLVFCGLNDYDPERHKGNGRDITGVVEDIDIKSTLEVALSLHQSVTDVAYISDPTITGSALKRNAERVFDEYRDTINFHYIEHRSMGQLQQRVKDLPDTSVVIAFIFTHDRYGRIWSHEYNLERLVSKCPYPIYSVWEFYLGHGIVGGMLTSGMEQGKTAALLAYRILDGENAADIPIVTKSPNVYKFDYVYLEHFGIDLDDLPENSIVINEPFSVYQEYKYVIWSSIALFLLLIIVVVLLVGNTVLRRRSQLAQKISEERFRSFMDHVPGLVFIKEPSGKIIFANQGFYSYLDLKPETIVDKNDEGVFPPELSRKLGFDDRQVLESGRSEEVEVSFAGRIWSIHKLTISQTNGPALLGSIALDITERKHAEERLKTSLQEKDTLLHELYHRTKNNMQVISAFLELQAISSGNEEVERIIRESQFRMQTMALAHDKLYRSQDLSRIDMERYCIDLARMLMSIYDIPPHKIDIRFDIQNIKLLIDLAIPCGLIINELLSNSFKYAFPQGRKGRITIGLHRINAHQLVLSITDNGIGLPPDFDVMKSETLGVQIVHQIVEHQLHGSINVASDRGLKWRITFRDDLYSERV is encoded by the coding sequence ATGAAAAAAGTAACCGATATTCGTGGTGTACTGATACCGTTGGTGTTGTGCACTATTTTACCGGCTTGCGCAACCGCTGAAACCGCTCCTGCGCCGGAATCTTTCGCCAGGCGAAATCCGAGGGTTCTTGTTCTTCATTCATATCACTATGGATTTACCTGGTCGGAAAATATCAGTGAAGGCATACGAGCGGTTTTCGACAGCCTTGCGCCGGGCGTGGAAATCATTACCGAATATATGGATGTAAAGCGGATCTATGGCGAAGAATATTTTGGTGTACTCAAACAATTTTTACTATTGAAATATGGAAGGTATCCCATTGATGTTATCATTGCCGCCGACGACTGGGCGGTTGAGTTTCTGCTTGGTATTGGAAGTGAAATCCTGCCGGGAACACCGCTTGTATTCTGCGGGTTGAACGACTATGATCCCGAGCGGCATAAGGGAAATGGCCGGGATATTACCGGTGTGGTTGAGGATATCGATATTAAATCTACGCTTGAAGTTGCGCTGTCGCTTCATCAATCGGTGACCGATGTCGCTTATATTTCCGATCCCACGATAACCGGGAGCGCATTGAAACGGAATGCCGAAAGGGTTTTTGATGAGTACCGCGACACTATAAATTTTCATTATATCGAGCACAGGTCAATGGGGCAGCTACAGCAAAGAGTTAAAGACCTTCCCGATACATCCGTCGTAATCGCCTTTATCTTTACCCATGACCGCTATGGCCGCATCTGGTCTCATGAATACAATCTCGAACGTCTGGTGTCGAAATGCCCGTACCCGATTTACAGTGTGTGGGAGTTTTATCTGGGGCACGGTATTGTGGGCGGCATGCTTACCAGCGGTATGGAACAGGGCAAGACCGCCGCCCTGCTGGCGTACCGCATACTTGATGGAGAGAATGCAGCTGATATCCCTATTGTAACAAAAAGTCCCAATGTTTACAAGTTCGATTATGTCTATCTTGAGCATTTCGGTATCGATCTCGACGATTTACCGGAGAACAGCATCGTTATCAACGAGCCATTCTCCGTGTACCAGGAATATAAATATGTTATCTGGAGTTCGATCGCCCTTTTTCTGCTCCTGATCATTGTTGTTGTTCTGCTTGTTGGGAATACGGTTTTACGCCGCAGATCACAGCTCGCTCAGAAGATCAGTGAGGAACGGTTTCGTTCCTTTATGGACCATGTTCCCGGACTCGTTTTTATCAAGGAACCCTCGGGCAAAATTATATTTGCCAACCAGGGATTTTATTCATATCTGGATCTTAAACCTGAAACAATTGTAGACAAAAACGATGAGGGGGTTTTTCCTCCGGAGCTTTCCCGCAAGCTTGGTTTTGATGATCGACAGGTGCTGGAATCAGGCCGGAGTGAGGAGGTCGAAGTTTCTTTTGCGGGTCGAATATGGTCGATACACAAGCTGACCATAAGCCAAACGAACGGCCCTGCACTGCTCGGAAGTATCGCCCTTGATATTACCGAACGGAAGCACGCCGAAGAGAGGCTCAAGACCTCATTGCAGGAAAAGGACACCCTTCTGCACGAATTATATCACCGCACAAAAAATAACATGCAGGTGATATCGGCTTTTCTCGAATTGCAGGCGATATCATCGGGTAACGAAGAAGTCGAAAGGATAATCCGGGAAAGCCAGTTTCGAATGCAGACCATGGCCCTGGCTCATGATAAGCTTTACCGGTCTCAGGACCTTTCCCGTATCGATATGGAGCGGTATTGTATCGATCTTGCCCGGATGCTCATGTCAATATACGACATTCCTCCTCACAAGATTGATATCCGCTTTGATATCCAGAATATCAAATTGCTTATCGATCTTGCCATACCCTGTGGATTGATAATCAACGAACTGCTCTCCAATAGCTTCAAGTATGCCTTTCCTCAGGGCCGGAAGGGACGGATCACTATCGGCTTGCACAGAATCAACGCTCATCAACTGGTACTGAGCATTACCGACAACGGCATCGGCCTTCCTCCTGATTTCGATGTCATGAAGAGCGAGACACTGGGAGTACAGATAGTTCATCAGATTGTAGAACACCAGCTTCATGGTTCAATAAATGTTGCGAGTGATCGTGGGCTTAAGTGGCGCATTACATTTAGAGACGATCTCTATTCGGAAAGGGTATGA
- a CDS encoding response regulator, producing the protein MTMRASPSVLIVEDEAAMVMALKARLRADGFSVCGTVSTREKAVSSAIENSPDFIVMDIRLSGRSDGIEAAKEITDKIHTSIIFVTGYSEGSIKRKAMRVNPVAYMVKPFPISELISIMNRCR; encoded by the coding sequence ATGACAATGAGAGCATCACCATCAGTACTAATTGTTGAGGATGAAGCGGCTATGGTAATGGCGCTGAAAGCACGACTCAGAGCCGATGGGTTTTCGGTATGCGGAACAGTTTCAACCAGGGAAAAAGCGGTATCTTCGGCAATCGAGAATTCTCCGGATTTTATTGTAATGGACATTCGTCTGAGCGGTAGAAGTGACGGTATCGAAGCGGCGAAGGAAATTACTGATAAGATACATACGAGTATCATCTTTGTAACCGGTTATTCGGAGGGAAGCATCAAACGCAAAGCCATGCGGGTAAATCCGGTGGCCTACATGGTAAAGCCTTTTCCAATATCCGAACTCATATCAATCATGAACCGGTGCCGCTGA
- a CDS encoding PAS domain S-box protein produces MCKVASKEKIGVFVGNTKHRMVLQRMLGKCCQIESGSPEEIFPRGLDFCIIDRRCLKKYENLIAAQREQAKPLMFPVLGLISRTGVNSVSRYLHTCIDDLILTPLIPEELMTRIENLMRLRKWSINRERPGGIHRKHQSVSGPVPVSDRGGASEKDRDEELDSSGGRYRRVVEDQTDFIVRWKPGFIRTFVNTAYCRAFGISKEDALGTSFISLVAPEHRQQIIQKIDRLSQEHPCETDEHRSFLSDGSIEWQEWTDRALFDDSGQIVEYQSVGRDITGRKQIEEALRRSEERYRLAQQLSRIGTWEWNIITSEVFWSDETLAMWGLKPEDFHGSVDDVLERIHPDDVEQWRKNVRACVEKGGKHSVDFRIVKPDGEIRWIAGYGDTERDEEGNPLRMMGVGMDITERKEEELKRKIGEERFRSLMEHTAEGFYLLELPEPMATDLPLQQQLSILYRSAIVECNNAQARMYGYTKAEEVIGKQVYELHGGIIKLENIAFVTAWIERGYHITGAQSVEFDRYGNTVWFSNNVTGIIEDKRLVRIWGTQTDITEMKRAEEAVVRERNVSNTIVENLPGIFYLFDEQGHFLRFNKVTEKITGYSIEELRSIRPAELFTGESRKKNRRRYS; encoded by the coding sequence GTGTGCAAAGTGGCATCAAAAGAAAAAATCGGCGTTTTCGTCGGCAACACCAAACATCGCATGGTGCTCCAACGGATGCTGGGGAAATGCTGTCAGATAGAATCCGGTTCTCCGGAAGAGATTTTTCCCCGGGGGCTCGATTTCTGCATTATCGACCGTCGCTGCCTGAAGAAATATGAAAATCTCATCGCTGCGCAAAGGGAGCAGGCAAAACCGTTGATGTTCCCGGTTCTCGGGCTGATCTCCAGAACCGGTGTGAACAGCGTGAGCCGGTATCTGCATACATGTATCGATGATCTTATCCTGACGCCGCTTATTCCGGAAGAACTCATGACCAGAATCGAAAATCTCATGCGCCTGAGAAAATGGTCGATTAATAGAGAACGACCGGGTGGTATACACCGTAAACATCAATCGGTTTCCGGACCGGTTCCTGTATCCGATCGTGGCGGAGCGTCGGAGAAGGATAGGGATGAGGAGTTGGACTCGAGCGGAGGCCGGTATCGTAGGGTGGTTGAAGATCAAACCGATTTTATTGTCCGATGGAAGCCCGGATTTATTCGGACCTTTGTCAATACCGCCTATTGTCGGGCATTCGGGATAAGCAAAGAGGATGCGCTGGGAACCTCATTCATATCCCTTGTTGCACCCGAACACCGTCAACAAATTATTCAAAAGATTGATCGTCTCAGCCAGGAACATCCGTGCGAAACCGACGAGCACCGCTCATTTCTTTCCGACGGCAGCATTGAATGGCAAGAGTGGACCGACCGGGCTCTGTTCGATGATTCGGGACAGATCGTCGAGTATCAGTCGGTAGGAAGAGATATCACCGGGCGAAAGCAGATCGAAGAAGCGCTTCGGCGGAGCGAGGAGCGGTATCGACTGGCCCAGCAGCTTTCCCGTATCGGAACATGGGAGTGGAACATAATAACCAGTGAGGTATTCTGGTCGGATGAAACGCTTGCAATGTGGGGTCTTAAACCGGAAGATTTTCACGGCTCGGTTGATGATGTCCTCGAGCGCATCCATCCCGACGATGTCGAGCAGTGGCGTAAAAATGTGCGTGCCTGTGTGGAAAAGGGGGGGAAGCACAGCGTTGATTTCCGGATCGTTAAACCTGATGGGGAAATACGCTGGATTGCCGGGTATGGCGATACCGAACGGGATGAAGAGGGGAACCCGCTCCGGATGATGGGGGTGGGGATGGATATCACCGAGCGCAAGGAGGAAGAGCTGAAGCGTAAGATCGGTGAAGAACGGTTCCGGTCGTTGATGGAACATACCGCCGAGGGATTTTACCTTCTCGAATTACCGGAGCCGATGGCAACCGATTTGCCCCTGCAACAACAACTCTCTATTCTCTATCGAAGTGCAATTGTCGAATGCAATAATGCCCAGGCACGAATGTATGGGTATACAAAAGCCGAAGAGGTAATTGGAAAGCAGGTATATGAACTCCATGGGGGGATTATCAAGTTGGAAAATATTGCTTTTGTCACCGCATGGATCGAACGCGGTTATCATATCACCGGTGCCCAGTCGGTCGAATTTGACCGATACGGCAATACTGTCTGGTTTTCCAATAACGTGACGGGAATTATCGAAGATAAACGGCTCGTTCGTATCTGGGGGACACAGACCGATATAACCGAAATGAAACGGGCCGAGGAAGCTGTAGTCCGTGAGCGGAATGTTTCTAATACCATCGTGGAAAATCTGCCGGGGATTTTTTATTTATTCGATGAGCAGGGGCATTTTCTCCGCTTTAACAAGGTTACTGAAAAAATTACCGGTTATTCTATTGAAGAACTCCGGAGTATCCGTCCGGCGGAATTGTTTACAGGAGAGAGCCGAAAAAAAAATCGAAGAAGGTATTCTTAA